Proteins from a single region of Hordeum vulgare subsp. vulgare chromosome 6H, MorexV3_pseudomolecules_assembly, whole genome shotgun sequence:
- the LOC123404158 gene encoding uncharacterized protein LOC123404158: MSLSPASEESYARLGTGIGIGLGFGRRWRRARGFRLGARNRFSVRRLRAKLLTFLGLVGRHARHLARRLSRRGGGSCPRSGSARALVGGEAAASKHKQQQQQAPRRPAASFMRTNSFYAQAIAECLEFIKRNSVPVEDYGSAGAAVGR; this comes from the coding sequence ATGAGCCTGTCGCCAGCGTCGGAGGAGAGCTACGCGAGGCTCGGCACCGGCATCGGCATCGGCCTCGGCTTCGGCCGGAGGTGGCGGCGGGCGAGGGGGTTCCGGCTCGGCGCGAGGAACCGGTTCTCGGTGCGGCGGCTGCGTGCCAAGCTGCTCACGTTCCTGGGCCTCGTCGGCCGCCACGCGCGCCACCTCGCCAGAAGGCTCTCCAGgagaggcggcggctcctgcccaCGGAGCGGCAGCGCGAGGGCGCTCGTGggcggcgaggcggcggccagcaagcacaagcagcagcagcagcaggcgccGAGGAGGCCGGCGGCGTCCTTCATGCGGACCAACTCCTTCTACGCGCAGGCCATCGCCGAGTGCCTCGAGTTCATCAAGCGCAACTCCGTGCCGGTCGAGGACTACGGCAGCGCCGGCGCCGCCGTCGGGAGGTAG